One window of the Manihot esculenta cultivar AM560-2 chromosome 14, M.esculenta_v8, whole genome shotgun sequence genome contains the following:
- the LOC110631054 gene encoding protein MICROTUBULE BINDING PROTEIN 2C isoform X2, translating into MPSAVQSVYLLIVAKESNPETMDDSQHFVDLQENSNFGDHKSWLSGDDNFSPALRRVQSQLSALTSTPASITGASGNVDRVLFDNLVDLFPLVESLIHRKANCSFTRRGSMIYTKMRSRESLCNRIIDPKERNTIQSIPAKKKREQGDKHPGKNAGNNQDADNFSSRASATEKDIKELVALREQVEDLQRKLLEKDGLLKSAEISKNQMNVVHSELDELKQQAAEKDSIIKSTQLQLSDAKIKLADKQAALEKIQWEAMTSNRKADELLEDLDALHGGISTFMMLFEGLTNNDFTTNFEDYDVKPHYVDNLPDIDDFDDGEMQKMVEASQAYVVAVAAAKEKQDEESLAAAASARLRLQSFVFRSSSMNAAKGRRP; encoded by the exons ATGCCAAGCGCTGTGCAATCAGTCTATCTACTCATAGTAGCAAAAGAATCAAATCCTGAAACGATGGATGATTCTCAGCATTTCGTAGATTTGCAGGAAAATTCCAATTTCGGGGACCATAAATCATGGCTGTCCGGCGACGATAATTTTTCCCCAGCTCTCCGCCGTGTTCAGTCCCAGCTCTCCGCCCTCACTTCCACACCTGCTTCCATAACTGGAGCATCTGGCAATGTCGATCGCGTGCTTTTCGACAATCTCGTTGACTTGTTCCCTCTCGTCGAGTCCCTCATT CATCGGAAAGCCAACTGTTCTTTTACACGGCGAGGTTCGATGATATACACGAAGATGCGGTCCAGAGAATCTTTATGCAATAGG ATAATTGATCCAAAAGAAAGGAATACAATTCAATCTATACCagcaaaaaagaaaagggaacaAGGAGACAAGCACCCAGGTAAGAATGCAGGTAATAATCAAGATGCTGATAACTTTTCCTCAAGGGCTTCGGCTACAGAAAAGGACATTAAAGAACTTGTCGCATTGAGGGAACAAGTTGAGGATCTACAAAGGAAGTTATTGGAGAAAGATGGACTTTTAAAATCAGCAGAAATTTCAAAGAACCAGATGAATGTTGTTCACTCAGAACTTGACGAACTAAAACAGCAGGCTGCAGAGAAGGATTCCATAATTAAGTCTACTCAACTACAACTTTCTGATGCAAAG ATCAAGCTTGCGGACAAGCAAGCTGCCCTGGAAAAGATACAGTGGGAGGCAATGACTTCCAATAGGAAAGCAGATGAGCTCCTGGAAGACCTAGATGCTCTCCATGGTGGCATTTCAACATTCATGATGTTATTTGAAGGCTTGACAAATAATGATTTCACGACAAATTTTGAAGATTATGATGTCAAACCACACTATGTAGACAATCTTCCTGATATT GATGATTTTGATGATGGGGAGATGCAAAAAATGGTAGAAGCAAGTCAAGCTTATGTCGTTGCGGTTGCTGCTGCAAAGGAAAAGCAGGATGAAGAGTCTCTTGCTGCTGCAGCCAGCGCAAGACTGCGTCTCCAATCTTTTGTTTTTAGATCCAGTAGTATGAATGCTG CGAAGGGCCGAAGGCCTTGA
- the LOC110631054 gene encoding protein MICROTUBULE BINDING PROTEIN 2C isoform X1, which translates to MPSAVQSVYLLIVAKESNPETMDDSQHFVDLQENSNFGDHKSWLSGDDNFSPALRRVQSQLSALTSTPASITGASGNVDRVLFDNLVDLFPLVESLIHRKANCSFTRRGSMIYTKMRSRESLCNRIIDPKERNTIQSIPAKKKREQGDKHPGKNAGNNQDADNFSSRASATEKDIKELVALREQVEDLQRKLLEKDGLLKSAEISKNQMNVVHSELDELKQQAAEKDSIIKSTQLQLSDAKIKLADKQAALEKIQWEAMTSNRKADELLEDLDALHGGISTFMMLFEGLTNNDFTTNFEDYDVKPHYVDNLPDIDDFDDGEMQKMVEASQAYVVAVAAAKEKQDEESLAAAASARLRLQSFVFRSSSMNAGKAFSNGGV; encoded by the exons ATGCCAAGCGCTGTGCAATCAGTCTATCTACTCATAGTAGCAAAAGAATCAAATCCTGAAACGATGGATGATTCTCAGCATTTCGTAGATTTGCAGGAAAATTCCAATTTCGGGGACCATAAATCATGGCTGTCCGGCGACGATAATTTTTCCCCAGCTCTCCGCCGTGTTCAGTCCCAGCTCTCCGCCCTCACTTCCACACCTGCTTCCATAACTGGAGCATCTGGCAATGTCGATCGCGTGCTTTTCGACAATCTCGTTGACTTGTTCCCTCTCGTCGAGTCCCTCATT CATCGGAAAGCCAACTGTTCTTTTACACGGCGAGGTTCGATGATATACACGAAGATGCGGTCCAGAGAATCTTTATGCAATAGG ATAATTGATCCAAAAGAAAGGAATACAATTCAATCTATACCagcaaaaaagaaaagggaacaAGGAGACAAGCACCCAGGTAAGAATGCAGGTAATAATCAAGATGCTGATAACTTTTCCTCAAGGGCTTCGGCTACAGAAAAGGACATTAAAGAACTTGTCGCATTGAGGGAACAAGTTGAGGATCTACAAAGGAAGTTATTGGAGAAAGATGGACTTTTAAAATCAGCAGAAATTTCAAAGAACCAGATGAATGTTGTTCACTCAGAACTTGACGAACTAAAACAGCAGGCTGCAGAGAAGGATTCCATAATTAAGTCTACTCAACTACAACTTTCTGATGCAAAG ATCAAGCTTGCGGACAAGCAAGCTGCCCTGGAAAAGATACAGTGGGAGGCAATGACTTCCAATAGGAAAGCAGATGAGCTCCTGGAAGACCTAGATGCTCTCCATGGTGGCATTTCAACATTCATGATGTTATTTGAAGGCTTGACAAATAATGATTTCACGACAAATTTTGAAGATTATGATGTCAAACCACACTATGTAGACAATCTTCCTGATATT GATGATTTTGATGATGGGGAGATGCAAAAAATGGTAGAAGCAAGTCAAGCTTATGTCGTTGCGGTTGCTGCTGCAAAGGAAAAGCAGGATGAAGAGTCTCTTGCTGCTGCAGCCAGCGCAAGACTGCGTCTCCAATCTTTTGTTTTTAGATCCAGTAGTATGAATGCTGGTAAGGCCTTTTCCAATGGTGGGGTTTGA